GGTTTTAAAACAGCCATAACAGATAATTTTACAGCAAGAATTAATGTTGCCTCTGGTTTTAGAGCTCCTAATTTAGCAGAATTATCTTCTAACGGAGTGCATCACGGAACGGGTAGATTTGAAAAAGGAAATAATAATTTAACCAATGAAAAAAACACGCAATTCGATCTTTCTTTAGAATATAAAACAGAACATATTGAGTTGTTTGCAAACGGTTTTTACAATCAATTAAACGATTATATTTACATTTCTCCTACTGGAGAAATTGAAGATGAAGCACCTGTTTTTGAGTATTTACAAGAAGATGCAAAATTATATGGTGGTGAATTTGGTTTTCATTTACACCCACATCCATTAGATTGGTTGCATTTAGAAAGTTCATTTGAAACTGTAATAGGAGAGCAAGATAATGGCAATTATTTACCATTGATTCCTGCTAACTCATGGAAAAATACTTTAAGAACTGAGTTTGATGTAAAAAATTGGTTACAACAAGGGTATGCTTCTTTAACTTTAAAGAGTACATTTTCTCAAAATAATGTTAGTCAGTTTGAAACAAAAACCCCTAGTTATAATCTATTAAACTTTGGTTTTGGTGGTGATATTACTATAAATGATATTAAATTTTCTGCAAACTTATCTGCTAATAATATTTTAGATAAAAAATATATAGATCACTTATCTAGATTAAAAGCAGACGGAATTTTAAACCAAGGTAGAAATATTGTTTTAGGAATTAATTTTAAAATATAAAAAGAGAGCACCAATAGAGGCTGTTTTAAAAGTAATTATTTTGTCAACCTAAATTTATTTTAGGTTCAACAAGACAAGTTTTATATTTTTAAAACAGCTTCTTTTTTATTGCACATATTTTGTTTTCTTTATACTACTTAAAACAATAAAAGCAGCTAAAAAGAAAATAGCTAATGCCAACACACTACTTTGTATAGAAATCATAGAATTTAATACGCCAAAAGTAACCATACCTATAACGAGAGCTATTTTTTCAGTTACATCAAAAAAGCTAAAATAAGAAGCATGATCTTCTGTTTTAGGCAATAATTTAGAGTACGTAGACCTTGCTAAAGACTGAATTGCTCCCATTACCAAACCTATTAAAGAACCCAAAATATAAAAATACATTTCTATATTTGGCGTATCTTTTGTTAAGTTAAAACCAATAAAACAAACCAATCCCCAAATAGCTATTGCTATTTTTAAGGTTTTAATATTCCCTATTTTATTAGATAATCTAGAAAATAAAAATGCTCCAAATATACCTACAAACTGCACTAACAAAATTGTAGCTATTAAATTTAAAGTTTCTAAACCTAAAATTGTTCCGAAAATACCTGCCATTAATATAATAGTTTGTACACCGATACTTAATAAAAAAAAGGAAATTAAAAACAATTTCAACTCTCTATAAGCAAATAATTCTTTTGCAACTTTCTTTATTTCTTGAATTCCTTTAATAAAATAATTTCCTTTTGGCAATGATGTTTTTTCAGAATCAGGTAATTTGGCGTACGTTATTTGTGCAAAACCTAACCACCACAAACCTACTAATACAAATGATAATTGAGATCCAAATTGTTTGTCATAATAACCAAAAACTTCGGTTTCTATTAAAACCAAACATAAAAGTAGTAATAAGATAGACCCAGAATAGCCTAACATAAAACCTTTGGCACTTACATTATCTTGTTGTTCTGGATGCGCTACTTCTGGTAAAAATGCATTGTAAAAAACAATGCTTCCCCAAAAACCAATACTTGCTAAAATGGTAAAAACAATACCAACCCATAATGTTTCTTTACCTGTAAAAAAGAACAAACACATTACAGATAACGAACCTAAAAGGCAAAATCCTTTTAAGAATTTCTTTTTATTCCCTGCAAAATCTGCTATACCAGAAAGCATTGGCGAAATACAAGCTACTACCAAAAAAGAAAAAGCCAAGGCATAATTATACAAGGTTGTTGGCGTCCATAAAGTACCCAAAAAAGTGATTTTTCCATCAGCATTTGCAAACCCTTCAGAGGCAGTTAAACCAGCGTAATAAATAGGAAAAACAGCGGTACTAATCACTAAAGAATACACTGAATTTGCCCAATCGTAAAAAGCCCACGCATTAATTAATTTTTTATCTCCAATTTTTAACATCGCATATTTTTTATATAAAAAAACCGTTCAAATAAATATTTGAACGGTTACAATATAGGAAAATCTATTCCTTTTCTAATTTTTTTTATTTAATTCTTTACCTTGGCATTATATTGTGCTGCATATTTTTTTGCAGTTGGTAAATAATTTTTTAAATCTTGAATTCTAGATTCGTTAGATGGATGCGTACTTAACATTTCTGGTTGAGAACTTCCTCCAGATTTCTCGCTCATTCTAACCCAAACCTCTGCAGCTTCTCTACCATCGTAACCAGCCATAATCATAAAAACCAAACCTAGTCTATCTGCTTCTTGCTCATGTACTCTACTAAACTTTAACATCCCTAAACCAGAACCAATACCAAAGGCAGTATTCCATAATTGTTGCGATTCACTACTTTTTCCTGAAGTACCTAAAGCAACAGCCACTCCTCCTAGTTGTTGTAATTGCCCTTGAGACATTCTTTCTTGTCCGTGTTTAGCAAAAGCATGCGCTACTTCATGCCCCATAACCGCTGCAACTCCATCTTCATTTGCACAAATAGGCATTATCCCTGTATAAAAAACAACTTTACCTCCTGGCATACACCAAGCATTTACGGTTTCATCTTCTACCAAGTTAAATTCCCATCTATAAGAATCTGCTTCGGCAACCATATTATTTGCTCGCATAAAACGATCTACAGCTGCAGAAATATTTTTACCTACATTTTTAATCTCATTAGACATCTCTCTATTTGTAGATAATTTATTTTCTTTTAAAAAGCTACTATATTGTGCAAAACTCGACGGCAACACTTGTGCATCACTTACAAAATTAACACGACTTCTACCTGTAATTGGCACCGTACTACATTCTACAAAAAGAAAAACGGTTAAAACTAAAACAACTATTTTTTTCATCTATTTTATTTTTTTATCATCACTAATTAATAAGACACATATATCAGTAAATTGTCACTACAGCGTCTCTTTTTACAATTTATAAAACTACATATTCTATCTTTATCAAAAAAATAAATTTCTTATGAAAGTGATATTTGTAATTTTTAGATAAAACATTCGTCCAAAATAAAAATCAATACATACTTATGAAAAATATTTTCTCTTTACTAACGCTTCTTTTTTTGATAAACTGTACTAGTAAGGCACAAACCTCATCCAAAGAAAAAAAAACATATACTATTGAAAAAACAGATGTAGAATGGAAAAAACTTTTAACTCCGATACAATATTATGTTTTACGAGAAGCGGGTACAGAAAGAGCTTTTTCTAGCGCTCTTAATAACAACAAAATGAAAGGTACTTATGTTTGTGCTGCTTGTAAAACTCCATTATATAAATCTAAATATAAATATGATTCTGGTTCTGGTTGGCCTTCTTTTGATAGAGCTATCAAAAAAAATGTAGAACTAGATGTTGACTTTAAAATTGGCTATGCAAGAACAGAATTAAAATGCAATACTTGCGGCGGTCATTTAGGTCATTCGTTTAATGATGGACCAAAAAACACTACAGGAAAACGTCATTGTATTAATGGCGCTGCATTAGAATTTATTGAACAGAAATAATTTATCTTTTACAATTTTAATTACTTTTAAACACTTTGTACTAGTATTAAGTGTTTTTTTTGTGTAAAACAGTGAAATTTTACAATTAACAATATATTTAAAACTATAGCCATTATTTAATCGTTTAGGGTAATTAATATTTTTAATTTTAAAACAAACCTTTATATTATAAGCATTTATTAATCTAAAATAGATCTACTACTTTATTGTATTACCCTACTAAAACCTACACCTTTCCTCCCTATTGATACTGTTTATCCCAAATTTTAAAAAAATCTTATTTTTGTTATTATCCAAAGTAATATGTAATAAATATTTTTGTACTTTCGCTTTTAAATCAATTAAACTATACACTATATAAAGCCAAATTATTTTTTAGTGACTTATTCTAAAAAAACGTGTCTAACTAACTAAGAACGAACCCCCTAAAGAAAAGAATTGAAAAAAATTATTTGTTTTTTACTATTTTTAAACAGTTGTTTTGCCTTTTCTCAGCAACCAACAAATAAGAAATATTCTCTAATAAAATCTACAATTACTACGGTAGGATCTTCTACGGTATACAATAAAAACTACAGTGTACAACAAAGTATAGGGCAATCTAGCATCATTGGTAAAAAAAACACTGGTACAACAACTGTACAACAAGGTTTTTTAAATCATGTTAAAATATTTACAATCAACAACTCTGATATAGAAATTATTGATGAATCACTAAATTTAGTGATTTCACCAAACCCTTTTATAGATCACATAAAAATAAATTTTACTAGAGAAACAAAACATAACATTCATATATTTATTTATGATACAAATGGTAAAGTTTTATTTTCTAAAAAATATAACCCAACAGACAGTATACATATTCCAATGAAATACTATACTATTGGTACTTATTTAATACGTATACAAAGTGGTAAAGACAAGTTTACACGAAAAATTCTAAAAACAGAATAATAAATATGTTCAAAAACAAGACTATATATAGTGTTATATTCTTTTTTATCTTTTGGATAAACATAAATAATGCACAACAAATTTATATAGAATCTGGTTTTGAAAATGCCTATTTTAAAGATTATGTAAATAATTTAGGAGAAAACACCCTAGATTTAAATTACCCAAAATCTCAACAAGTTTTTATAGAAACAGGTATTAGATTTGATTTAAACTTCAGAAGTGATCGACTTTGGGACAAAAAATGGAATTTTTTTAGATTTAGAACTAAAATAGATGCTGGTTTTAGCTACAACAATTATAAAATTAACACCGGGTTTTACGGCGGAAATGTAAGTATTCCTTTAACGTACAACTTAACTTATGTTGGCTTAAAAACAGGTGTTAACTTTTCTATTATAAATCATCGTGAGTATAAATTATATATCCACGGACACTTGTCTTATGACATGCTGGTTTCTGGGTCTAGTGAATATAAAGACGTGGTAAATGACATTTATAGAGATCGTTCTTTAGACAGAACTTTATTAAGATACCATAGAGGAATAAATGCAGAATATCTTATATCAGACATTACCTCTATTTACATAAAGTATAATATAGCAGATAGTTTTAAAGAAAAAAATAAAGATACTAAAATAAAAGAAGAGTATTCATTACATACACATGCGTTTTCTTTTGGGTTACTATTTAATATTGAACAATTAAGGTTTTAATTAATGACATTTAAAAATAAAATTTTATGCTTGTTGTTTTCACTGTTCAGTACAATTGTACTGGCACAAACGCCTGGGTTTAATTATCAAGCATTAATTTTAAATACCGAAGAAATTCAAATTCCCGGTACTGATGTATCAGAAAACAGTGTTCCTTTAGGTTTAGAAGATATTGCTTTGCGTTTTACCATTACAAATGAAGCCGGTGTAGAATATATAGAAGAACATTTAATTACTACTGATGAAAACGGAATGGTTTCT
The nucleotide sequence above comes from Polaribacter butkevichii. Encoded proteins:
- a CDS encoding MFS transporter encodes the protein MLKIGDKKLINAWAFYDWANSVYSLVISTAVFPIYYAGLTASEGFANADGKITFLGTLWTPTTLYNYALAFSFLVVACISPMLSGIADFAGNKKKFLKGFCLLGSLSVMCLFFFTGKETLWVGIVFTILASIGFWGSIVFYNAFLPEVAHPEQQDNVSAKGFMLGYSGSILLLLLCLVLIETEVFGYYDKQFGSQLSFVLVGLWWLGFAQITYAKLPDSEKTSLPKGNYFIKGIQEIKKVAKELFAYRELKLFLISFFLLSIGVQTIILMAGIFGTILGLETLNLIATILLVQFVGIFGAFLFSRLSNKIGNIKTLKIAIAIWGLVCFIGFNLTKDTPNIEMYFYILGSLIGLVMGAIQSLARSTYSKLLPKTEDHASYFSFFDVTEKIALVIGMVTFGVLNSMISIQSSVLALAIFFLAAFIVLSSIKKTKYVQ
- a CDS encoding M48 family metallopeptidase, which produces MKKIVVLVLTVFLFVECSTVPITGRSRVNFVSDAQVLPSSFAQYSSFLKENKLSTNREMSNEIKNVGKNISAAVDRFMRANNMVAEADSYRWEFNLVEDETVNAWCMPGGKVVFYTGIMPICANEDGVAAVMGHEVAHAFAKHGQERMSQGQLQQLGGVAVALGTSGKSSESQQLWNTAFGIGSGLGMLKFSRVHEQEADRLGLVFMIMAGYDGREAAEVWVRMSEKSGGSSQPEMLSTHPSNESRIQDLKNYLPTAKKYAAQYNAKVKN
- the msrB gene encoding peptide-methionine (R)-S-oxide reductase MsrB, which translates into the protein MKNIFSLLTLLFLINCTSKAQTSSKEKKTYTIEKTDVEWKKLLTPIQYYVLREAGTERAFSSALNNNKMKGTYVCAACKTPLYKSKYKYDSGSGWPSFDRAIKKNVELDVDFKIGYARTELKCNTCGGHLGHSFNDGPKNTTGKRHCINGAALEFIEQK
- a CDS encoding T9SS type A sorting domain-containing protein, translated to MKKIICFLLFLNSCFAFSQQPTNKKYSLIKSTITTVGSSTVYNKNYSVQQSIGQSSIIGKKNTGTTTVQQGFLNHVKIFTINNSDIEIIDESLNLVISPNPFIDHIKINFTRETKHNIHIFIYDTNGKVLFSKKYNPTDSIHIPMKYYTIGTYLIRIQSGKDKFTRKILKTE